The proteins below come from a single Pedobacter aquae genomic window:
- a CDS encoding M16 family metallopeptidase: MKINHYAIVLTLGMAVYACSPKVAGDNNKQEKANAAATIPVDSNVIIKKLPNGLTYYIRKNVEPKNRAELYLVNKVGSILENDDQLGLAHFTEHMAFNGTRDFPKNDLISYLQKAGVRFGADLNAYTGFNQTVYQLPLPTDSTEVFKKGFDILANWAGHVTFEDKEIDQERGVIIEEDRQRGKNAQERMSKQLLPVLLANSKYAERLPIGKVDVLQSFKYETIKAFYKDWYRPNLQAIIAVGDFDVAEVEKLIIENFSDLKNPEKERTREEFTIPGNKEPLVKIITDPEFPYNVAAITVKHQEVVERTENELITRIKTSMINSMLGNRLTEIVQKGNAPFIFAQSNYSAFQGGLVNLDAFNTVAVSKDAAGLKAAVQAVVAENVRMKKFGFTQTELDRVKTNIMTGVEKQFKEKDKTKSTNFVQLYVQNFLKGQAIPSVDYTYNFYKKNLDKISLEDVNKLAATFFTEENLIAILQAPEKEKANLPTEADYISWIKTAGADVQPYVDQVVNKPLMAKKPNAGTITAENKIAELNVTALTLSNGVKVILKPTDFKNDQIIFAATSKGGTSLASDDIFRSAEMADQLVNSSGIAEFDESQLGKLLTGKVVGVSPSISNYREGLSGSSSPKDFETALQLTHLYFTAPRKDEKVLKTQLEEMKAVLANRESQPTAVYQDTLTAVMNAYKKRAQSIKINELDQITADKALNFYKERFANAGDFTFTFVGNFKVDEIKPLLAQYLGSLPANNNKENFKDLGLEPLKGDITKKVYKGLEDKATVALIYHGDYNYSDEENLQLDALKAILDIKITERLREKESGVYSPRVGISYNDEPKEKYTISINFSCATANVDKLIAAAIDEVNKLKQNGATAEDIQKFNAEERRQLEIQLRDNGFWLGYLQNAYASGEDPKKVLTYLDTLKQVSINSTKASAAKYFNQSNFVRMILLPEKK, translated from the coding sequence ATGAAAATTAACCACTACGCTATTGTGCTAACTTTAGGTATGGCAGTTTATGCTTGTAGCCCAAAAGTAGCAGGAGACAACAACAAGCAGGAAAAAGCTAACGCAGCTGCTACAATTCCTGTAGACAGTAATGTCATCATTAAAAAATTACCCAACGGTTTAACTTATTATATCAGAAAAAATGTGGAGCCTAAAAATAGGGCCGAGCTTTATTTGGTGAACAAGGTTGGTTCTATATTAGAAAACGATGACCAACTAGGCTTAGCCCATTTTACAGAGCATATGGCCTTTAACGGTACAAGAGATTTCCCTAAAAATGATTTAATAAGTTATTTACAGAAAGCTGGCGTTAGGTTTGGTGCCGATTTAAACGCCTATACCGGTTTCAACCAAACGGTTTATCAATTACCACTTCCAACAGATAGTACCGAGGTATTTAAAAAAGGCTTTGATATTTTAGCCAACTGGGCTGGTCATGTAACATTTGAGGATAAAGAGATAGACCAAGAACGTGGTGTTATTATTGAAGAAGACCGCCAGCGTGGTAAAAATGCTCAAGAAAGAATGAGCAAGCAATTGCTACCTGTATTACTAGCAAATTCTAAATATGCAGAGCGCTTACCTATTGGTAAAGTTGATGTGCTACAATCTTTCAAGTACGAAACCATCAAGGCTTTTTACAAGGATTGGTATCGCCCTAACCTACAAGCAATTATTGCTGTTGGAGATTTTGATGTAGCCGAGGTTGAAAAACTCATCATTGAAAACTTCTCTGATTTAAAAAATCCTGAAAAAGAAAGAACAAGAGAAGAATTTACCATCCCTGGAAATAAAGAACCTTTGGTGAAAATTATTACCGACCCTGAGTTTCCTTACAACGTAGCCGCTATTACGGTAAAACATCAAGAAGTAGTAGAAAGAACGGAAAATGAGCTCATCACCAGAATAAAAACCAGCATGATTAACAGCATGCTTGGAAACCGTTTAACAGAAATTGTACAAAAAGGGAATGCACCTTTCATTTTTGCACAAAGTAATTATAGCGCTTTCCAAGGTGGTTTAGTAAACTTAGATGCCTTTAATACTGTAGCCGTTTCTAAAGATGCAGCAGGTTTAAAAGCTGCGGTACAAGCTGTGGTTGCAGAAAACGTTAGAATGAAAAAATTTGGTTTCACCCAAACAGAATTGGATAGGGTAAAAACCAATATCATGACTGGGGTAGAGAAACAATTTAAAGAAAAAGACAAAACTAAGTCGACAAATTTTGTACAACTTTATGTACAAAACTTTTTAAAAGGACAAGCCATTCCATCTGTAGATTATACTTACAATTTCTACAAGAAAAATCTAGATAAAATTAGCTTAGAAGATGTAAATAAACTGGCGGCTACTTTCTTTACAGAAGAGAATTTAATTGCCATTTTACAAGCTCCCGAAAAAGAAAAGGCCAACTTACCTACAGAGGCTGATTATATAAGTTGGATTAAAACCGCTGGGGCGGATGTACAGCCTTATGTAGACCAAGTGGTTAACAAACCATTAATGGCTAAAAAACCTAACGCTGGTACCATTACTGCTGAAAATAAAATAGCCGAGCTTAATGTTACTGCGTTAACTTTATCTAACGGGGTTAAAGTAATTTTAAAACCTACAGATTTTAAAAACGACCAGATTATTTTTGCTGCAACCAGTAAAGGTGGTACTTCTTTAGCTAGCGATGATATTTTCCGCTCGGCAGAAATGGCAGACCAATTGGTAAATTCTTCTGGTATTGCCGAGTTTGATGAGAGCCAACTAGGTAAATTACTAACCGGAAAAGTAGTTGGCGTTAGTCCGTCTATTAGCAATTACAGAGAAGGCTTAAGTGGTTCATCATCACCAAAAGATTTTGAAACAGCTTTACAGTTAACTCATTTATATTTTACAGCTCCTAGAAAAGACGAAAAAGTTTTAAAAACGCAATTAGAAGAAATGAAAGCGGTTTTAGCAAACCGCGAATCGCAACCTACTGCGGTTTATCAAGATACTTTAACTGCCGTGATGAACGCTTACAAAAAAAGAGCACAGTCTATTAAAATTAACGAGTTAGACCAAATTACTGCTGATAAAGCTTTAAACTTCTATAAAGAGCGTTTTGCAAATGCTGGCGACTTTACCTTTACTTTCGTGGGTAATTTCAAGGTTGATGAAATTAAACCTTTGCTTGCACAATACTTAGGAAGTTTACCAGCTAACAATAACAAAGAAAACTTTAAAGATTTAGGTTTAGAGCCTCTTAAAGGCGATATCACTAAAAAAGTTTACAAAGGTTTAGAAGATAAAGCCACAGTAGCTTTAATTTATCATGGAGATTATAACTATTCTGATGAAGAAAACCTTCAATTAGACGCCTTAAAAGCCATTTTAGATATTAAGATTACTGAGCGCTTGAGAGAAAAAGAAAGTGGCGTTTATAGCCCAAGAGTTGGTATCAGCTATAACGATGAGCCTAAAGAAAAATACACCATCAGTATTAACTTTAGTTGTGCTACGGCTAATGTTGATAAGCTTATTGCAGCTGCCATTGATGAGGTTAACAAGCTAAAACAAAACGGCGCTACGGCAGAAGATATCCAGAAGTTTAATGCCGAAGAAAGAAGACAACTAGAAATTCAGTTAAGAGATAATGGTTTTTGGTTGGGATACTTACAAAACGCTTATGCTAGCGGAGAAGACCCTAAAAAGGTTCTTACTTATTTAGATACCTTAAAACAAGTAAGCATAAACAGTACTAAAGCTAGTGCAGCTAAGTACTTTAACCAAAGTAACTTTGTTAGGATGATTTTACTTCCTGAAAAGAAATAA
- a CDS encoding UDP-N-acetylmuramoyl-tripeptide--D-alanyl-D-alanine ligase has translation MSISEIYDIYLKHPIVCTDTRKISSGCLFFALKGDKFDANQFAEEALKQGAAFAVVDDINVVKGDKFILVDDVLKTLQYLATHHRKALKIPVIGLTGSNGKTTTKELINAVLAQKYNTYATLGNLNNHIGVPLTLLAITQDKELAIVEMGANHQQEIAMLSEICQPDFGLITNVGKAHLEGFGGFEGVKKGKGELYTFLEEAGGTVFVNEDNLHLQDMLKHKKFKETIFYGSSGKGLVNGKLLANNPFLEVEWQHNGETFKVKSQLTGTYNFENILAAIAIGLKLGLKAEEINRGIAVYAPQNNRSQVIATSRNTVIGDFYNANPSSMQVAIDNLVKLEATDKALILGDMFELGDETLAEHTAIADKIQEHQFKGVYLVGEYFYELKDKYPYQFFKTADACKEYLIENPLKNQLILLKGSRGMKLEVLLEVL, from the coding sequence ATGAGCATTTCAGAGATTTACGATATATATCTTAAACACCCCATTGTATGTACTGATACTAGAAAAATAAGTTCGGGATGTTTATTTTTTGCTTTAAAAGGAGATAAGTTTGATGCTAACCAGTTTGCAGAAGAAGCCTTAAAGCAAGGGGCAGCATTTGCTGTAGTTGATGATATAAATGTTGTAAAAGGCGATAAGTTTATTTTAGTGGATGATGTGCTTAAGACTTTGCAGTATTTAGCAACACACCACAGAAAAGCGCTTAAAATACCCGTTATTGGTTTAACAGGCTCTAACGGTAAAACCACTACAAAGGAGTTGATAAATGCTGTTTTAGCTCAAAAATATAATACTTACGCCACGCTAGGGAATTTAAACAACCATATTGGCGTACCCTTAACTTTGCTTGCTATTACTCAAGATAAAGAATTGGCCATAGTAGAAATGGGAGCCAATCATCAACAAGAAATTGCCATGTTGAGTGAAATTTGCCAGCCCGATTTTGGTTTAATCACCAATGTAGGGAAGGCACATTTAGAAGGTTTTGGTGGTTTTGAAGGTGTAAAAAAAGGCAAAGGAGAGCTTTATACTTTCTTAGAGGAAGCAGGCGGAACCGTTTTTGTGAATGAGGATAACCTACACTTGCAGGATATGCTTAAACATAAAAAGTTTAAGGAAACTATCTTTTACGGCTCATCTGGTAAGGGCTTGGTTAATGGTAAGTTGCTGGCTAACAATCCTTTTTTAGAGGTAGAGTGGCAGCATAATGGCGAAACTTTTAAGGTTAAATCTCAATTAACAGGTACTTATAATTTCGAGAATATTTTAGCCGCTATTGCTATTGGATTAAAGTTAGGCTTAAAAGCCGAAGAAATTAATCGTGGGATAGCTGTTTATGCGCCTCAAAACAATCGCTCGCAGGTTATTGCAACCAGTAGAAATACGGTAATTGGCGATTTTTATAATGCCAACCCAAGTAGCATGCAAGTAGCTATTGATAATTTGGTGAAACTAGAAGCTACCGATAAAGCCTTAATTTTAGGTGATATGTTTGAGCTAGGCGATGAAACTTTAGCAGAGCATACGGCTATTGCCGATAAAATACAAGAACATCAATTTAAGGGAGTGTATTTAGTGGGCGAGTATTTTTATGAGTTAAAGGATAAATATCCTTATCAGTTTTTCAAAACTGCTGATGCTTGTAAGGAATATCTTATAGAAAATCCTTTAAAAAACCAGCTTATCTTACTAAAAGGCTCTAGAGGTATGAAGTTAGAAGTGCTGTTAGAGGTATTGTAA
- a CDS encoding pentapeptide repeat-containing protein, translating to MDSFIEEKIFEKIDFTIAGFEKASYEYCKFINCNFEGLNLFGYKFLDCSFKDCNLSMVKLPQTAFRNIHFDACKLLGLKFEDCNTFGLAFSFTDCNLNHSSFFSLKIKSTKFINCSLQEVDFSDADLSAAYFTNCNLSKTTFSNTNLEKSDLSSAYNFSINPELNKLKKAKFSMHNLSGLLQQYQIEIV from the coding sequence ATGGACTCTTTTATTGAGGAAAAAATTTTCGAAAAGATAGATTTTACAATAGCTGGATTTGAAAAAGCCTCCTATGAATATTGTAAATTCATTAATTGTAATTTTGAAGGACTTAACCTATTTGGTTATAAGTTTTTAGATTGTTCTTTTAAAGACTGTAACCTCAGCATGGTAAAGCTTCCTCAAACTGCTTTTAGAAATATTCATTTTGATGCTTGCAAACTCTTAGGTTTAAAATTTGAAGATTGTAATACTTTTGGTTTAGCCTTTTCTTTTACAGATTGTAATTTAAATCATTCGTCATTCTTCAGTTTAAAAATCAAAAGCACAAAATTTATCAATTGTAGCTTACAAGAAGTAGATTTTTCTGATGCTGATTTAAGTGCTGCCTATTTTACCAACTGCAATTTATCAAAAACTACTTTTAGCAATACCAATTTAGAGAAATCCGATTTAAGTTCTGCTTATAACTTTAGTATCAATCCAGAACTTAATAAATTAAAAAAAGCTAAATTCTCCATGCACAATTTAAGTGGTTTGCTTCAGCAGTATCAGATTGAAATTGTTTAG
- the pgl gene encoding 6-phosphogluconolactonase, which produces MKLNIFKDADEAIVAIADYFIAVANEAIQQNGSFNVSLSGGSSPKKLFELLANDTLKNKIAWEKVYFFFGDERYVAHDHPDSNYLMAYKALFAPLSIGESQIFKVDTGLDPASAALSYEKCISQHFKGEPVFDLVLLGLGDDAHTASLFPGTSVLWIDEELVKDVYLQDKAVYRISMTAPLINKAKNIAFLTFGNAKADAIKSVLEDEKDITKYPAQLINPVNGDLQWFIDEAAASKLK; this is translated from the coding sequence ATGAAACTGAATATATTTAAAGATGCTGATGAGGCTATTGTTGCTATAGCAGATTATTTCATCGCAGTAGCGAATGAGGCTATTCAGCAAAATGGGAGCTTTAATGTTTCCCTTTCTGGCGGAAGCTCGCCAAAGAAATTGTTTGAGCTTTTGGCTAACGATACTTTAAAAAATAAGATTGCTTGGGAAAAAGTTTATTTCTTTTTTGGTGATGAACGTTATGTAGCACATGACCATCCGGATAGTAATTACTTAATGGCTTATAAAGCTTTATTTGCTCCTTTAAGCATCGGCGAAAGCCAAATTTTTAAAGTAGATACAGGCTTAGACCCTGCCAGTGCGGCTTTAAGTTATGAGAAATGTATTTCGCAGCATTTTAAAGGAGAGCCTGTTTTTGATTTGGTATTATTAGGCTTAGGTGATGATGCTCATACGGCTTCTTTATTCCCAGGCACTTCTGTGCTTTGGATAGACGAAGAATTGGTGAAAGATGTTTACCTGCAAGATAAAGCGGTTTACAGAATTAGCATGACAGCACCTCTAATTAACAAAGCTAAAAACATTGCTTTTTTAACTTTTGGTAACGCTAAAGCGGATGCTATAAAATCTGTTTTAGAGGATGAAAAAGATATTACAAAATATCCGGCACAGTTGATAAACCCTGTAAATGGAGATTTACAATGGTTTATAGATGAGGCTGCTGCTTCAAAATTGAAATAA